The following proteins are encoded in a genomic region of Aerococcaceae bacterium DSM 111021:
- a CDS encoding ECF transporter S component, producing the protein MKVKQLTLVSLMIALSVLGGYFKIFGSIALDTAPAILGTILLSPTYGIVLAFLGHMSSALLSGFPLSLPIHLIIGVMMSLTLFVFGKVRGKRTNKKTMIMSDIVLFIFNVFVAQIPLIPILGFGVLSTLLVPLSLATVINIVAAEVIYYALPDRLIMDFQPE; encoded by the coding sequence GTGAAAGTTAAACAATTAACCTTGGTGAGTCTGATGATTGCTTTGAGTGTGTTAGGTGGTTACTTTAAAATATTTGGATCGATTGCCTTAGATACAGCGCCAGCAATTTTAGGGACGATATTACTGTCTCCGACTTATGGAATTGTCTTAGCCTTTCTTGGTCATATGAGTTCGGCTTTGTTATCTGGATTCCCTTTATCTTTGCCAATCCACTTAATTATTGGGGTGATGATGAGTCTGACATTATTTGTCTTTGGTAAAGTGCGAGGGAAACGTACAAATAAGAAGACTATGATTATGAGTGATATTGTATTATTTATTTTTAATGTATTTGTGGCTCAAATTCCTTTGATTCCAATTTTAGGCTTTGGTGTTTTGTCCACTCTCTTAGTACCGCTTTCTCTAGCGACAGTAATTAATATTGTTGCAGCAGAGGTCATTTACTACGCCTTGCCTGATCGATTAATTATGGATTTTCAACCAGAATGA
- a CDS encoding ABC transporter ATP-binding protein, which produces MFQVKNLTLNYGSKLILDDVNFEVNQNDWYMVVGPNGAGKTSIVRAISGAVPYSGMIEYQGKDIQTLSSKEKAKRIGVLTQHHNPIYHYSVEEIVELGRYAHKKGLFGHMTKEDIEKVDEAIQITGLEKHRYSSILSLSGGELQRVFLAQIIAQDPNIIILDEPANHLDLAYQEQIFKTIQEWVKEPGRCVISIIHDLSVAKFFGNRGLLLNNTRVISEGEIDCVLNTKSLEKAYGVDVEKLMHDRYALWV; this is translated from the coding sequence ATGTTTCAAGTGAAAAATTTGACATTAAACTACGGGAGTAAACTCATTCTTGATGATGTAAACTTTGAAGTTAATCAAAATGATTGGTACATGGTTGTTGGGCCAAACGGTGCTGGTAAAACGTCGATTGTTCGAGCGATTTCAGGTGCGGTTCCTTATAGCGGAATGATTGAGTATCAAGGGAAAGATATTCAGACATTATCTTCAAAGGAAAAGGCTAAGAGAATTGGTGTGCTGACTCAACATCATAATCCGATATATCATTATTCTGTTGAGGAGATTGTTGAGCTTGGGCGTTATGCTCATAAGAAGGGTTTGTTTGGTCATATGACTAAAGAGGATATAGAGAAGGTGGATGAGGCGATTCAAATAACGGGCTTGGAGAAGCATCGGTATTCGTCAATTTTGTCACTTTCTGGTGGGGAATTGCAACGAGTCTTTCTAGCGCAAATTATTGCTCAGGATCCCAATATCATTATATTAGACGAGCCAGCGAATCATCTTGATTTGGCGTATCAAGAGCAGATTTTTAAGACGATTCAGGAGTGGGTCAAGGAGCCTGGTAGGTGTGTCATTAGCATTATTCATGATTTGTCGGTTGCTAAGTTTTTTGGTAATCGTGGGTTGTTGTTGAATAATACGCGGGTGATTTCTGAGGGTGAAATTGATTGTGTGTTGAACACGAAGAGTTTGGAGAAGGCGTATGGTGTGGATGTGGAGAAGCTGATGCATGATCGGTATGCGTTGTGGGTGTAG
- a CDS encoding phosphate propanoyltransferase encodes MKMNELIDKVAERVNSELSNTFEIEASGRHIHLSQEAVDVLFGEGYKLTPMKYLSQPGQFASQERVTIVGPKGVLHNVSILGPVRKETQVEISFTDARPLGVRAPLKLSGDIDGSPGIVLMNGSRTYSINEGVIVAKRHIHVNDKDAEQLGVVDQEVVKVKVLSGRPLIFDDVVVRISPKFRTFMHIDYDEANACGFTKGTRGKIIR; translated from the coding sequence ATGAAAATGAATGAGCTCATCGACAAAGTTGCAGAACGTGTGAATAGCGAACTGAGCAATACTTTTGAAATTGAAGCAAGTGGTAGACATATTCATCTATCACAAGAAGCTGTTGACGTATTGTTTGGCGAAGGGTATAAACTCACTCCAATGAAATACTTATCCCAGCCAGGTCAATTTGCTTCGCAAGAACGAGTTACAATTGTAGGGCCTAAAGGTGTTCTGCATAATGTGAGTATTTTAGGTCCAGTTAGAAAAGAAACCCAAGTTGAAATATCATTTACAGATGCACGCCCATTAGGAGTAAGAGCACCTCTAAAATTAAGTGGCGATATTGATGGATCTCCCGGAATAGTGTTAATGAATGGGTCTCGCACATACTCTATCAATGAAGGCGTCATCGTGGCGAAAAGACATATTCATGTAAATGATAAAGACGCTGAACAGTTAGGTGTAGTGGATCAAGAAGTTGTGAAAGTTAAAGTACTAAGTGGTAGACCCTTAATATTCGATGATGTTGTAGTCAGAATAAGCCCGAAATTTAGAACGTTTATGCATATTGACTATGATGAAGCGAATGCCTGTGGTTTTACGAAAGGTACGCGAGGTAAAATTATAAGATAG
- a CDS encoding class II fumarate hydratase, which yields MTRIERDSMGDIDVPSSALWGAQTQRSLENFEIGSEKMPLELIEALIQIKRACSVVNQEESKLNQEQGQQIREACDLLLSDLSEYASHFPLSLWQTGSGTQTNMNVNEVIARLASPEGLVHPNDHVNRSQSSNDVFPTAMHLAAYRQVHQDLLPELERWLAELSQLMESNGQIIKIGRTHLQDATPITLAQEVSGWKSMIEQSLVAVRQSSESLLKLAIGGTAVGTGLNASEDFGEKVSQVLAEVVGFPFVSDSNKYFALTSHQPLSFVHGSVRALAGDVMKIANDIRWLASGPRSGLGELTLPSNEPGSSIMPGKVNPTQAEALTMVVTQVMGNDTTIQMAASQGNFELNVFKPVIIYNFMQSVGLLTDAMRSFRRKCLSGLAVNEARMKELLDSSLMLVTALTPHIGYDKSAEIAKKALEDNTTLEVAALALGYATKDELKEWMDPRGMV from the coding sequence ATGACCAGAATAGAAAGAGACTCAATGGGAGATATCGATGTGCCGTCTAGTGCACTTTGGGGTGCTCAAACGCAAAGAAGTTTGGAGAATTTTGAGATAGGTTCAGAGAAGATGCCATTGGAATTAATAGAGGCTTTGATTCAGATTAAGCGCGCTTGTTCGGTAGTCAACCAAGAAGAGAGTAAGTTGAATCAAGAACAGGGCCAACAGATTCGTGAGGCCTGTGATTTACTCTTATCGGATCTATCTGAGTATGCTTCGCATTTCCCGTTGAGCTTATGGCAGACGGGGAGTGGAACGCAAACGAATATGAATGTGAATGAAGTGATTGCGCGTTTGGCTTCTCCTGAAGGGTTGGTTCATCCTAATGACCATGTGAATCGTTCGCAAAGTTCAAATGATGTGTTTCCAACGGCGATGCATTTGGCTGCTTATCGTCAAGTTCATCAGGATTTATTGCCTGAATTAGAGCGATGGCTTGCTGAGTTGAGTCAGCTTATGGAAAGCAATGGACAAATTATTAAGATTGGGCGCACGCACTTACAAGATGCGACGCCGATTACTTTGGCTCAAGAAGTGAGCGGGTGGAAGAGTATGATTGAACAGAGTTTAGTAGCGGTTAGACAAAGTAGTGAGTCTTTACTGAAGCTTGCGATTGGTGGAACGGCTGTTGGAACTGGGTTGAATGCTTCTGAGGATTTTGGTGAGAAAGTGTCTCAAGTTTTGGCTGAGGTAGTTGGTTTTCCTTTTGTATCCGATTCGAATAAGTATTTTGCTCTAACGAGTCATCAGCCTTTATCTTTTGTGCATGGATCGGTTCGCGCTTTAGCTGGGGATGTGATGAAGATCGCCAATGATATTCGTTGGTTGGCGAGTGGACCGCGAAGTGGTTTGGGCGAGTTGACATTGCCAAGTAATGAGCCTGGGAGCTCGATCATGCCTGGTAAAGTGAATCCGACTCAAGCAGAAGCTTTAACGATGGTTGTCACGCAAGTGATGGGCAATGACACAACCATTCAAATGGCTGCGAGTCAGGGGAACTTTGAGTTGAATGTGTTTAAGCCAGTCATCATTTATAATTTTATGCAAAGTGTTGGCTTGTTAACGGATGCGATGCGTTCCTTTAGAAGGAAATGCTTGTCGGGGCTAGCGGTTAATGAAGCTCGAATGAAAGAGTTGCTGGATTCGTCGTTGATGTTGGTGACGGCTTTAACGCCCCATATTGGCTATGACAAAAGTGCTGAGATTGCGAAGAAGGCGTTGGAGGATAACACGACCTTGGAAGTTGCGGCATTGGCGTTGGGTTATGCGACGAAGGATGAATTGAAGGAATGGATGGATCCACGGGGGATGGTTTAG
- a CDS encoding histidine phosphatase family protein codes for MKIYFLRHGETELNVLRKYYGVTDVSLTEHGRLQMREVARDIQGLEITRVIVSSLKRTTESAEIIMKKNNLKSLKKESCSFFNERDFGAWETLDANEVEAAFPSDWRAFIEDPFSVTPSGGETYLAFQRRVLDGFEQLLKASVDTDHILFIGHGGVIRELVANFFEPDKSYWDIVINNGQLYEYEVKKICECRVFGYKM; via the coding sequence ATGAAAATATACTTTTTAAGACATGGTGAAACGGAGTTGAATGTTCTCCGTAAATATTACGGTGTGACCGATGTGTCGCTAACTGAGCATGGGCGCTTGCAGATGCGAGAAGTCGCTCGAGACATTCAGGGGTTAGAGATAACGCGTGTTATTGTATCCAGTCTGAAGCGTACTACTGAAAGTGCCGAGATTATTATGAAAAAGAACAACTTGAAGAGTTTAAAGAAAGAGAGTTGTTCTTTTTTTAATGAAAGAGACTTTGGCGCATGGGAAACCTTGGACGCCAATGAAGTGGAAGCAGCCTTTCCAAGTGACTGGCGAGCCTTTATTGAGGATCCATTCTCTGTGACGCCCAGTGGCGGTGAAACGTATCTTGCCTTTCAAAGGCGAGTATTAGACGGTTTCGAACAGCTGTTGAAAGCGTCCGTTGATACTGACCATATCTTGTTCATCGGACATGGTGGCGTCATTCGAGAGCTTGTGGCTAATTTCTTTGAGCCGGATAAAAGTTATTGGGATATCGTAATTAATAATGGCCAGTTGTATGAGTATGAAGTGAAAAAAATATGTGAGTGTAGAGTGTTTGGTTATAAAATGTGA
- a CDS encoding carbohydrate ABC transporter permease — MKNKKTYNLSKLHDKTATTLLTIALIIVCLLWLFPLLWFILSSFKPGSELFTYPLSILPENPTFSNYVDAWNTLEFPRLFMNTMITTVVTTILTIIASATAGYAFAKYDIKWLNFFFICIIATTMLPTEVIMNPIFIVIRELGLYDNLAGIIIPSINTATGIFMFRTFFVSVPDELIESARVDGASDGQIFFDIMLPIAKPVIFTLAIFSVQWRWNDYIWPLIVLNKPKNYTLQVAIRGLVGSENINWTVMLGASVISIIPLVIVFIVFQRYIIDSNVSVGIKG, encoded by the coding sequence ATGAAGAATAAAAAAACATATAATCTTTCCAAGTTACATGACAAAACAGCGACCACTTTATTGACCATTGCTTTAATCATTGTCTGTTTACTGTGGTTGTTTCCTCTTTTATGGTTTATTCTGAGTTCATTTAAACCCGGATCAGAGTTATTTACCTATCCATTAAGTATATTGCCTGAGAATCCAACGTTTTCAAATTATGTTGACGCATGGAATACGTTAGAGTTTCCGCGTTTATTTATGAATACTATGATTACGACGGTAGTTACCACTATCTTAACAATCATAGCCAGTGCAACAGCGGGTTATGCATTTGCGAAGTATGACATCAAATGGCTGAACTTTTTCTTTATTTGTATTATAGCCACAACCATGTTGCCAACAGAAGTGATTATGAATCCAATTTTTATTGTCATTCGCGAGCTTGGACTTTACGATAATTTAGCGGGAATTATTATCCCATCCATTAATACGGCGACTGGGATTTTTATGTTTCGGACGTTTTTTGTTTCGGTACCGGATGAGTTGATTGAATCTGCTCGAGTAGATGGGGCATCGGACGGTCAAATTTTCTTTGATATCATGTTACCTATTGCTAAGCCAGTTATTTTTACATTAGCTATCTTTTCGGTGCAATGGAGATGGAATGATTATATCTGGCCATTAATTGTCTTAAACAAACCGAAAAACTATACTTTGCAGGTAGCTATAAGGGGATTAGTAGGAAGTGAAAACATTAATTGGACAGTGATGCTTGGAGCCTCTGTGATTTCGATCATTCCTTTGGTTATTGTTTTTATTGTTTTCCAACGCTATATTATTGACTCTAACGTATCTGTTGGGATAAAAGGGTAG
- a CDS encoding ABC transporter substrate-binding protein: MKQSRAFFSKSVWVFLTLLTGCILSGFSSGLSVLAEEASEIVVTDMADREIELNGPAERIVVLQPSNAEILFAIESGDIIVGRGEYVDYPFEEVKDIPQVSTGESINIEEIIALNPDVVIMTTMSQTEDQINQIEAAGIKVVATDASNIEEVYESIDLIGAVVGHKEQAEQLIADMEETFADYSQQADEAGEEGQSIYFEISPLEYGIWTGGQSTFMNEIAEMLNLENIFADVEGWGEVSEEQVLERNPDYIITSTMPIDGFKPVEEILGRDGWDTVSAVKNEHVFLANSDEFTRPSPRLTDAIKTLYDIVYGD, translated from the coding sequence ATGAAACAAAGTAGAGCATTTTTTTCTAAAAGTGTATGGGTGTTTTTAACACTATTAACGGGGTGCATTCTGTCTGGTTTTTCGAGTGGTTTGAGTGTTCTGGCTGAAGAGGCGAGTGAGATTGTTGTTACAGATATGGCTGATCGGGAGATTGAACTGAATGGACCTGCTGAGCGAATCGTTGTTTTGCAACCATCCAATGCAGAAATCCTTTTTGCCATAGAATCTGGAGACATCATTGTTGGACGTGGTGAGTATGTTGACTACCCGTTTGAGGAAGTTAAAGATATTCCTCAAGTATCAACAGGTGAAAGTATTAACATCGAAGAAATCATCGCACTAAATCCTGATGTCGTCATAATGACAACAATGAGTCAAACAGAAGACCAAATCAATCAGATCGAAGCAGCAGGTATTAAAGTTGTTGCCACTGATGCTTCAAATATTGAAGAAGTTTATGAATCAATTGATTTAATTGGAGCAGTTGTTGGACACAAAGAACAAGCAGAGCAATTAATTGCTGATATGGAAGAAACCTTTGCTGACTATAGTCAACAAGCAGATGAAGCAGGAGAAGAGGGTCAAAGTATTTACTTTGAAATCTCACCTCTTGAGTATGGTATTTGGACAGGTGGACAGTCTACCTTTATGAATGAGATTGCTGAAATGCTTAACTTAGAGAATATCTTTGCCGATGTCGAAGGATGGGGCGAAGTGTCTGAAGAACAAGTTCTTGAAAGAAATCCAGATTATATCATTACAAGTACAATGCCAATTGATGGCTTTAAACCAGTTGAAGAGATATTAGGACGTGATGGCTGGGACACTGTGTCCGCTGTTAAAAATGAGCACGTGTTTTTAGCAAATTCGGATGAATTTACTCGACCTAGTCCAAGATTAACTGATGCAATTAAAACGTTATATGACATTGTTTATGGCGATTAA
- a CDS encoding iron ABC transporter permease encodes MIAGSIFIIAFILCVSIGSVNVPIIDILNSFKSLILNQPLNNQYDRIIYYVRIPRVIVSALVGAALSLSGAIMQGLLKNPLADGSTLGISSGASLGAVVAIVSGLSLPFLPFDGTVVLAVLFAFGSLVLILTLAHRIDKAISNNTVILIGVIFSMTTSSLISLLIAIFNENMQQIIFWTMGSLSGSNYHNALLLFVSVLVFGGLAMTKVNEMNAFSLGEEQARNLGVNVRRTKLLLFLCSSALIGTAVSVGGNIGFVGLIIPHTTRILFGSNHKVVLPMTVFIGAIFLMVMDLISRTIISPAEIPIGVITALLGSVLFIMIFSRRRV; translated from the coding sequence ATTATAGCAGGTAGCATTTTTATCATCGCTTTTATACTGTGTGTCAGTATAGGAAGTGTAAATGTACCAATTATTGATATATTAAATTCTTTTAAATCCCTCATCCTTAATCAGCCATTAAATAATCAATATGATCGTATTATATATTATGTCCGGATTCCACGAGTGATTGTATCGGCATTAGTCGGAGCTGCATTGTCTCTATCTGGAGCGATTATGCAAGGCTTGTTAAAGAATCCGCTAGCGGATGGATCGACACTAGGGATATCAAGCGGTGCGTCGTTAGGAGCAGTTGTAGCGATTGTAAGTGGGCTTAGTTTACCCTTCTTACCATTCGATGGGACCGTTGTATTAGCGGTTCTGTTTGCGTTTGGTTCGTTAGTGTTAATTTTAACTTTAGCGCATCGCATTGATAAGGCCATCTCAAATAATACGGTGATTTTGATCGGGGTTATTTTCTCAATGACGACGAGTAGCTTGATTAGTTTATTGATTGCGATATTTAATGAAAATATGCAACAAATTATCTTTTGGACAATGGGTTCACTTTCCGGTTCAAACTATCATAATGCGTTGTTGCTGTTTGTTTCAGTCTTAGTATTTGGTGGTCTGGCAATGACGAAAGTGAATGAAATGAATGCTTTTTCTTTAGGGGAAGAGCAAGCGAGAAACTTAGGTGTGAATGTGCGCCGAACGAAGTTGTTATTATTCTTATGCTCATCAGCGCTGATTGGAACGGCTGTGTCAGTAGGAGGAAATATTGGCTTTGTTGGCTTGATTATCCCACATACGACGCGAATCTTATTTGGTTCGAATCATAAAGTTGTCTTACCCATGACAGTATTTATTGGGGCTATCTTTCTGATGGTGATGGACTTAATTTCACGTACAATTATAAGTCCAGCCGAAATACCAATTGGTGTTATTACAGCATTATTGGGGTCTGTTTTGTTTATTATGATTTTTTCAAGAAGGAGAGTCTAA
- the eutH gene encoding ethanolamine utilization protein EutH: MSLNEIIVWIMVIIMILGGIDKILENKFGLGEQFDEGIMAMGSLALSMAGIIVLAPKLSDWLSPVIVPLFELFGADPAMFAGTILANDMGGYFLAQQLSNDPAIVGFSGLILGAMLGPTLVFSIPVGLGIIEAEDRPALAQGILYGVITIPLGAIVGGLMTGLSIGVILTNLIPIIIIALLIVIGLWVIPNQLIKGFIVFGKIIVAVATIGLAIGTLELLVGVKVFENQDSLSVAFETVGGIAVTLAGAYGLVYIITRLFEKPLLKVGNLLGMNDIAAAGLIATLANNIAMFNNLKNMDERGKVINVAFAVSASFTIGDHLGFTAGVAPEFITPMIVGKLVGGVTAVLVALFFVNRVSKPEVSTQQEM; this comes from the coding sequence ATGAGCTTAAATGAAATAATTGTGTGGATTATGGTTATCATCATGATCCTCGGTGGCATTGATAAAATATTGGAGAACAAATTTGGTTTAGGTGAGCAGTTTGATGAAGGTATAATGGCAATGGGTTCATTAGCTTTATCAATGGCAGGTATTATTGTATTAGCACCTAAATTATCTGACTGGTTGAGTCCAGTTATTGTTCCATTGTTTGAACTCTTTGGGGCGGATCCTGCGATGTTTGCAGGTACCATTCTAGCGAACGATATGGGAGGTTACTTCTTAGCGCAACAATTATCTAATGACCCAGCTATTGTAGGGTTTTCTGGGTTAATTCTTGGAGCGATGTTAGGACCAACACTCGTATTCTCAATTCCTGTTGGACTTGGAATTATTGAAGCTGAAGACAGACCAGCCTTAGCACAAGGTATCTTATACGGCGTCATTACAATTCCACTGGGAGCTATCGTAGGTGGGTTAATGACTGGCTTAAGTATTGGAGTTATTTTAACTAACTTAATACCTATTATTATTATTGCTTTACTGATTGTGATCGGATTATGGGTTATCCCAAATCAACTAATCAAAGGTTTTATTGTATTTGGTAAGATCATTGTAGCAGTTGCAACAATTGGGTTAGCCATTGGAACGCTTGAGTTACTAGTCGGCGTAAAAGTGTTTGAAAATCAAGATTCACTAAGTGTCGCTTTTGAAACAGTTGGAGGTATTGCTGTGACATTAGCCGGAGCTTACGGACTTGTTTATATTATTACTAGATTATTTGAAAAGCCATTACTTAAAGTCGGGAATTTATTAGGGATGAATGATATTGCTGCAGCAGGTTTAATTGCTACTTTAGCTAACAACATCGCTATGTTTAACAATTTAAAGAACATGGATGAGCGTGGTAAAGTGATCAACGTTGCCTTTGCAGTTTCGGCATCATTCACAATCGGAGACCACCTTGGCTTTACTGCTGGTGTTGCACCAGAATTTATTACACCGATGATTGTTGGAAAATTAGTTGGTGGGGTAACGGCTGTATTAGTGGCATTATTCTTTGTTAACCGTGTATCTAAACCAGAAGTAAGCACACAACAAGAAATGTAA
- a CDS encoding NADH-dependent flavin oxidoreductase has protein sequence MGEVNNPFIFKQNFQLNNRLVMAPMTTSSAEGNGAISQEDLDFFDRTSKDFGAIIVGSQAVSILGTGFERGWKIYDKAVDSSLKTLADVIHGNGSKAILQLYHAGRMAEPFLIRHHQPVSPSEIPTPRSFASFPRQLAHLEIEQIIDDFCMATKKAIDLGFDGVEIHGANTYLVQQFFSQHSNRRTDQWGGTREKRMRFATELIKRMAAVIDKHTNDDFILGYRFSPEEYEIPGIRLRDTKKLLDVLDELPVDYFHLSVSSYKKKSLDGEDILDELLNQNYKAPLIACGGVRNHEDIKEVLAKAPFVSVANAPVIDPNWASKILNNDATINEKILISDLDKLKLPSGLKKLVTSYPTVYLTAD, from the coding sequence ATGGGTGAAGTCAACAATCCTTTTATTTTTAAACAAAATTTTCAATTGAATAATAGACTAGTTATGGCACCCATGACAACGAGCAGTGCAGAAGGAAATGGTGCAATATCCCAAGAAGATCTCGATTTTTTTGACAGAACATCGAAAGATTTCGGCGCTATTATAGTCGGTTCTCAGGCAGTGTCTATCTTAGGCACTGGCTTTGAACGTGGATGGAAGATATATGATAAAGCTGTAGATAGTTCATTAAAGACACTTGCTGACGTCATCCATGGGAATGGTTCCAAAGCCATTCTACAGTTGTACCATGCTGGTCGAATGGCAGAACCCTTCTTAATTCGTCATCACCAGCCTGTTTCACCAAGTGAAATACCGACACCGAGAAGCTTTGCGTCGTTTCCAAGGCAATTAGCGCATCTTGAAATTGAACAAATTATTGATGACTTCTGTATGGCTACGAAAAAGGCAATCGACTTAGGTTTTGACGGTGTTGAGATACATGGTGCCAATACATATCTTGTACAACAGTTTTTCTCGCAACACTCGAATCGTCGAACCGATCAATGGGGCGGTACGAGAGAAAAACGTATGAGATTCGCCACCGAGCTAATTAAAAGAATGGCAGCAGTCATTGATAAACATACAAATGATGACTTTATTCTAGGTTACCGCTTCTCGCCAGAAGAGTACGAAATACCTGGTATTCGGCTAAGAGATACGAAGAAACTATTAGACGTGTTGGATGAGTTACCGGTAGATTATTTTCACTTGTCTGTATCAAGTTATAAGAAGAAATCACTTGATGGAGAAGATATCCTAGATGAATTATTGAATCAAAACTATAAGGCGCCTTTGATTGCTTGTGGTGGCGTTAGAAATCATGAAGATATCAAAGAAGTGTTGGCTAAAGCGCCATTCGTTTCTGTAGCGAATGCACCGGTGATTGACCCGAATTGGGCTAGTAAAATTCTGAATAATGATGCGACTATCAATGAAAAGATATTAATTAGTGACTTAGACAAATTGAAATTGCCTAGTGGGTTAAAGAAATTAGTCACTTCGTACCCAACAGTGTATTTAACCGCTGATTAA
- a CDS encoding EutN/CcmL family microcompartment protein: MIIGRVVGNLWATRKDEKLNGLKFLIVEKQINKDVFSEELIVAADNAGAGIGDEVLITTGSSARLSIENKVVPVDMVIVGIIDKIDYNSN; encoded by the coding sequence ATGATAATTGGTAGGGTTGTAGGAAATCTTTGGGCGACGAGAAAAGATGAAAAGCTAAATGGCTTAAAGTTTTTAATCGTTGAAAAGCAGATCAACAAAGATGTGTTTAGTGAGGAATTAATTGTAGCGGCAGATAACGCAGGTGCCGGTATAGGTGATGAAGTTTTGATAACAACTGGTAGTTCTGCACGACTATCTATTGAGAATAAAGTAGTTCCAGTAGATATGGTTATTGTTGGGATTATCGATAAAATCGATTATAACTCAAATTGA